In Coffea arabica cultivar ET-39 chromosome 9e, Coffea Arabica ET-39 HiFi, whole genome shotgun sequence, the genomic window AATCTGGTAGATGAATTTTTGAATTAAATAGTCAAAAAGAGAGTGAAAGATAAAGATTTAATGGGCCATCTTCCTCTAAATATCACCTATCTGCCAACTATCTAAAAGATGATACAAAGTTAGGAAACTAGAACTAGTTAGAAAGCCTAAGAGATGCCAGTCAAGCCTTAGAAGCCTCAGTTTTCTGCACCTTCCATTGTGATTGCAAACTTTTACAAACCACCACCAAAGCTCGATCACTTTTTGTTACTTGACCATGCAGCATCCCTATCAATACACTAGAACCTTGCAAGAGTCCTGTAGTCTTTCTTACTGGCCGACGTCCATTGAGAGCACTGAAGGTGCTCAATGATCAGCTGGCAATGAAGTTTTGTGGGTTGATGGTAGTTGTTGGTGGGAATTACATTCATGAGTATTAATGGGTTTATTTTTGCTAGGCCTTCTAAATTTTAGCCTATAGCTTAAAGCTAGCCCTTTTTAGCTAGTGGCAGATTCAGTAGCACTAAGAGGAtgatggtttttcttttttaattaatagGTGCACATGACTATGGAACTCTAGGATTCTCAATATTGAGGAACTTAAAATCTTCAATGGTGGACTAAGGTTGGGGATCTGGGAAGTAGTAAGGTCTTGGATGGATTTGGTcaattttatttcattatttCTTGGTCTTTTAGGGGacccggggggggggggctgAAAGACTGGTGGGTACAGTAAGTAGGTCTCCTTGAGCTAAATGGAGTAGCTGAAGGATTTGGATGTTTGGCAGATTGCTTCTTTATTTATAATGTGAATGGTTGTTTATTGTCTATTCTTTGTTTAGACATTTGTGGTTGTTTATTGTCTATTCTTTGTTTAGACATTTGTGGTTGTTTATTGTCTATTCTTTGTTTaggcatttttttttgggggaaaagggGTGGGAAGAAAAAGGAGTGAAAAAACTGGGGTGTTAAACTCGGACATTTGGAGTTAAGGCAAACAATGAGTTGGCTTGAAGAATCAAACTGTAAGAACATATCTTCCTATGCTAGCAACAATCGCCTTTCTGTGTGCTATTGCTCTCTGAttgttttcttattttgttctGGTTTAAACATTTTTAATTCCATCAGATACTTGCAGGACTGTTAATGGCCTTCTAAAAACGGCACTAGGTCCACCTCCTGGTTCTACTACCACTTTGTCTCCAGTTCAAGATATTACATTTCGTCTTGAATCTGTAAAATGCTTGGTCAGAATAATCAAGTCAATGGGATTATGGATGGATCAGCAGCTCAAAGTAGGAGAATTAAATTCATCGATGTCTGAGAATGAAATTTTGAGCGAGAATTCTGCGACTGTTAGTGAAGAAGTAAATCTTGCTGACAATGAGCTTCATTCTGAAGTAAATTCTGAATTCTCTGATGCTGCTACCCTGGAGCAGCGTCGAGCTTATAAGCTAGAGATTCAGGTTAGCTAATGTTTTACTTAGGATGCAATGGTGTAATTTTTCGCACAAGACTATAACTGCATTACAGTAAGGGCTTGTCATGACTTTCAACCTTATAATTCCTCAACATCTTTCAGTTTCCTCTATCTTTATGATGTTTAATTCCTGTCTTGACTATTTGAGTCAATTAAATGCAGAAAGGTGTTTCACTGTTCAATAGAAAACCTTCCAAGGGGATTGAATTCTTATTAAGCACAAAAAAGGTTGGCAGTTCTCCAGAAGCAGTGGCTTCTTTCTTGAAGAATACTTCTGGACTAAATGAAACTATGATTGGTGACTATTTGGGTGAAAGAGAGGATTTTCCGCTAAAAGTCATGCATGCATATGTAGATTCCTTTAACTTGGAAGGAATGGATTTTGGTGAAGCTATCAGATTTTTCTTACGAGGATTTCGGTTACCTGGTGAAGCACAGAAGATTGACCGCATCATGGAGAAATTTGCTGAACGCTATTGTAAATGCAGCCCCAATTCATTTACCAGTGCAGATACAGCTTATGTTCTTGCTTATTCTGTCATAATGCTTAATACTGATGCCCACAATACCATGGTAAAAGATAAGGTGAGCTTACTAAATCAGCTATTGTTCCACTTGTAATGTGATTATGTAAATACCTTTCTATAGAATAGGAAAAAGAATAGCGAGTGAGCATTGGTATGGTAAAGGCAAAAACATCTAAAActgtctttttcattttttctttttaatctttaCCTTACTCTATCCGAAACTGTACCCAAGTCGAAGTATCCTGATTTTAAGGAATACAATGATATACAGAAATTAGAAGAGAGCAAAAAGTTGAACATTGCAACAAAGAAAATAGAATGTAACCTCGGGTTTAATTTTCCTCCATGACTCTTTTAAAGGTTTTAACTTGGATTCTTATTCAATTAAGTCTGATAAATCTACAGTAAATATTAAGTTGGCTGGATTGTGATTGCTGCCTAAGGGTCAATGTTTGAAATTGCAGACGAGTTTTCTGGTTGTAAAATGTAAAACGTTCAAAGAAAGATAATAGGATATTTGTTTGACCTTACATATTCTGAATGTCATCAGTCTGGTGGCAAACCTTGTACCTATAGCTTGAAACTTGTATCGCACCCTATCAATGATGAGTTTGATTTATTTGATCTTATTCTACTGTACAAAGACTTGCAGCTTACCCTACCcttattttatcaattttgtccTTGGTAAGTCACAAATTGACTATATCCATTTGCTCCCAAAAATAAAATCCCATACAGATCTGGGATACCTGACGAAGAAGTCAAGAATATCATGACAAGGATGAAAATGGAGGGCTTGAGAATTGCATGTACTTTAGTCTTGATATGGAAAAtatccaagaaaaagaaaaagagattagGACTTCTTTAGATATTACCTTTGTGGAGCTTGTTGGTTTACTGGGCGGATTGGACAGACCCGTCCTTTACTTTtcacttgaaaattgaaaaagagATTAGAAGTGATTGTTGTATGCTATGGCATCCAGTTTGTAATTAACTCTAACCTATGAAGAATTAAAAAAGTGTTGAGTGCATGACTTCAGAAACCTTATTGGTTCACAAAATTAGTCAGTGGTTTACTTGTTATCTATTCAACAAATCCTACCCCCTTTTTCTTTACTTGTTCATCATTCTTCAAAATTTGGACAGACAATTCATTCTTAAAACATGCATATGCCCAACATTGCATGTTAAAAATTTATCTTTTGAAATCTCTTTAACGTGTTATTCCACTTATCTATTAGAAAAGTAATGCAATTGGAACTCCAACTTGTAGATTGCAAACTTTAAGCCTGATTGCATGCTAACATTTTGTATAACATCTGAAGTGAAGTAATTTAACATGGATTTTCTGACGTTCAAGGAGTGAACTTTccaagtctctctctctctctcttttaacCGTGACATAAAATCGGTTTCTCTTTAGTACTAATAACCATTTTGCATCTCATTTGTTTGTGAAGATGACAAAGGCTGATTTCATCCGGAATAACCGAGGGATCGATGGTGGAAAGGATTTACCGGAAGAATATTTGGGCAAGCTGTATGATCAAATTGTAAAGAATGAGATCAAGATGAATGCAGATTCTTCTGTGCCACAAAGCAAACAGGGGAATGGCCTGAATAGACTGCTAGGATTAGAAAGCATTCTAAATCTAGTTTGGAAGCAGACTGAAGAAAAACCAATGGGTGCAAATGGATATCTTATAAGGCACATCCAAGAGCAGTTCAAggcaaaatctggaaaatcagAGTAAGAAAACATTCTATATGCTTGCATgcgcatatatttttaaaaattcatattgGATGATGCTGATCAGTGGGAGAAGGGAGTAGAGGGAGGCAAATGAGTTGTTTACGATTGGGGTATTTTAAGTTGGGATATCTTTTGAACTATATCTTATAGTAGACTTtattaactttattttttttttgtcaaatactTCTGTTGTTCCTGAAAAtgtttggaattggtttattgGTTGACACTTGGAGATTCTGTTTGCATAATTTTGCTACGGATTTGTTTTCTAGGGGATTAAAGTTCAGCattttgaaaatgttttttttttttttccaattgcaGGTCCACATATTACGCTGTTTCAGATCCAGCAATATTAAGGTTTATGGTTGAAGTATGTTGGGGTCCAATGATTGCTGCATTCAGTGTAACTCTAGACCAGAGTGATGACAAGGAAGCGACTTCTCAATGCTTGCTGGGCTTCCGACATGCCGTGCATGTCACTGCTGTAATGGGTATGCAAACCCAAAGAGATGCTTTTGTTACCACTGTGGCTAAGTTTACTTACCTTCACTGCGCCGCAGATATGAAGCAAAAGAATGTTGATGCTGTTAAGGTAATTTTCCTTTGACTTCTGTCTGCCTTGCTAACTAGCCTAATGCACTTTAAGGGCAGATTTGTTTTCTCAAGTGTGGTTAATATCTTCTATCCTAGCTACTCAGAAATGATCACCTGGGAGCGATATACATTCTTAACATGATCATTCATAGAGAGAGGCTTTTCCCTTCCTCCTTGTGATTGACTTGCAAGATAACTTATCCACAAATGTGATTTTGGCATATTGCTCTTGCAGGCAATAGTATCAATTGCCATTGAAGATGGTAATTATCTTCAAGAATCTTGGGAGCATATCTTAACATGCCTATCTCGTTTTGAGCACTTGCAGCTCTTGGGGGAAGGCGCACCTTCTGATGCCTCATTTTTAACTACAGCAAATGCTGAAACTGATGAAAAGGCATTGAAGTCTGCAGGTTTTCCATCTCTGAAGAAAAAAGGCAATCTCCAGAACCCTGCTGTGGTAGCTGTTGTTCGTGGGGGTTCCTATGACAGTACCAGTTTAGTAGCCAATTCGCCAGGGTTGGTAACCTCGGAACAGATCAATAACTTCATTGCCAACTTGAATCTGCTTGATCAGATCGGGAATTTTGAGTTAAACCATATATTTGCTCATAGCCAAAGGTTAAATAGTGAGGCTATAGTGGCATTTGTGAGGGCACTTTGCAAAGTTTCCATGTCAGAGTTGCAATCTCCAACAGATCCTCGTGTATTCAGTCTTACTAAAATTGTTGAAGTTGCGTAAGAACCTATACTCTACATTATCCTTTAGTGCCAAAATTTTCACAGGAGCATCACGTGATGCAAGAGCAATCTAAAAGTCTTCCTTTTTTGAATTAAAGAATGAATAATTTGGGCATCCCATTTGTTTATTTTGCAGGCACTATAACATGAATCGGATCAGACTAGTCTGGTCTCGCATTTGGACTGTTCTGTCTGATTTTTTTGTATCAGTTGGTTTGTCTGAAAATCTCTCTGTTGCAATATTCGTCATGGACTCGTTGCGACAgctttcaatgaaatttttggagCGAGAGGAACTGGCAAATTATAATTTCCAGAATGAATTTTTGAAACCATTTGTGATTGTCATGCAGAGGAGCAGCTCTGCAGAAATTAGGGAGTTGATAGTTCGGTGTATTTCACAGATGGTACTCAGCCGTGTCAGTAATGTCAAATCTGGTTGGAAAAGCGTTTTTATGGTAAGTTTGGCCATCAAATGAATCAAAATCTTATTGTTAATGCACAGAAGGCTGGAAATTCAAGACATGTAGCTCATTGAAGTGAATGTATATGATTCTAAAGTTGAAATCTCCTTATGTCTAGGAAGCTCGCTTTCCTGAAATTTGTGGATAGGTATATACATAATATTTTGTATTGTTTATCAAGAAATATTTTAACCATGCATCAGATACAGTTAGCTGTCAACTGAGTATCTGATGTTTGACTGGAGGATAATTAGTTGTTAGCTCATTCCAGCATTTTGATGCTGAAAGACCTATAAAGATGTCTGTCTTGCTGATGCCTTAGTTTCTTGGTGTTCACCAATGTGTTGTGGTCATGTTCTTGTGTCCTATACTGGAAGTTGTGGCATCTTTATGTATCAATATCGAACAATACTTAGTTAAAATGTGTACTTCTGAGCATCTGCCTACTGCTAAAGTATTTGTAAAGTTGCTCCTATGACCCTCTGAAATGTCCTCTCTCATGTGAATGCTTATGTTTTTTGCAGGTTTTTACTACTGCTGCAGCtgatgaaagaaaaaatatagtCTTGCTGGCCTTTGAAACCATGGAAAAGATTGTTCGAGAATATTTTTCGTACATAACTGAGACTGAGACTCTGACTTTTACTGATTGTGTTAAATGCCTCATCACCTTCACAAACAGTAGATTTAACAGTGATGTTAGCCTCAATGCCATTGCTTTTCTTCGATTTTGTGCTGTCAAACTAGCAGATGGAGGACTTGTTTGCAATGATGAAAGGACAGAAGATGCTTCATCCATGGTAGTTAGAGATGATAATGATTCAGTTGGACGTATATTCACAGAAAAAGATGATCACGCATTTTTCTGGCTTCCTTTGCTATCAGGTGTTTTTTCCCCCTTCTTAGTTTCAAGAATgagtgattttttatttttggtgtcCTCGGATTAAGTCTACGATTTACCTATTCTTGTTAATGATATCTTAAAAGATATACTTTTGTTGTGGTATCCTGCCTCTTAAAAATTCTAACTTTTTCCTGCTTATTGATGAATTGTCAGGTTTATCAGAACTGACTTCAGATCCTAGATCTGCTATCAGGAAAAGTGCACTGGAAGTTCTCTTCAATATTCTGAAAGACCATGGGAGTCTCTTTTCACGAGTATTTTGGCTAAGTCTTTTCACTTCTGTTATATTTCCAATATTTAGTTCCCAACATGATAAGCAAAAAACACGCGTGAAAGATGACAAGTCTTCTCCTAGTTCTAAATCCTTACTACTTGATGGAAGCACATGGGACACAGAAACTTCTGCATTGGCAGCTGAATATCTGGTAGACCTTTTTGTCAGTTTCTTTGTTGTCGTCAGGTCAGAATTGAAGAGTGTAGTATCAATACTGGCTGCATTTATTATGAGTCCTGTCCAAGGGCCTGCAAGAACCGGTGTTGCTACATTGAGACGGTTGGTCAGTGAATTAAGAGCCAGACTTACAGAAGAAGAGTGGCGAGATGTCCTTTTGGCTTTGAAAGAGGCTGCTTCTTCCAGTCTTCCTGGATTTCTAAAATTGCTTAGTACCATGGACAGCATAAAGGTCCCTGATCTGGCTGAAGACTATGCTGACATGGAAACATCATCTAGCCTTGGCTTGATAAATGATGAGTCTGAAGATGACAATCTGCAAACCTCAACATATGTTGTTTCTAGGATAAAGAGTCATATAACTGCACAGTTGCTCATCATACaggttctctctctttctctctctgcgTGAGTGGTGCAAGTTCATTCATTAATTCCTTTTCATAAAACATAATTTTCCTATACCCAAGGTGATTGAATATccaatgggaaaaaaaaaaactgtagccAAAAGGATCCTTCTCACTCCTTCCTATAGTCAGATTGCATGTTTTGGAGATGCCTAGACTagtttacttgtttatatatctcTTCCTTGTGGATGGGTGGAAGAAAAGCTGCTGTTATTTGCTTCTTGGAGTTTTACCTTTAAGCCTGGAGATTTCATAGGAAAAAGATTGGGTTCATTAATCAGTGTTTGCAATTATGGAGAGAGGAGAGATTGAGGTGAGAGTTAGGATTTTTGGAGCATTTGCTGTATATGTCTTTGTTATTTTGGAAATTGTAGGAGAGGAAATTAGATTTCTTTCATCTCTTTCACTGCcttttttctcctttcattATTTAATGCGTTTCTTCTTGTGTCTTGGCCAAATCTGACTGTTTTTACTCATTGTATTATTCTTTCAACTTTACTTAGGGTCTGGATTCCAGTTATTTTGTTCTTTATGTGAATGTAAAGTGTGCATTCTGATTCTCTGTGCATGTTTCTGGAGTTAGGTGAGGGTGTatagtttttttcttttgctctttcaTGAGATGTCAAGCTGCAGCTGAAAATGTTGTTGGCTGGGCAATCCTTGACTCTTGCTATAGGATGCCAGCCTATTTTCTTTTTGCCCCTTGTGATAAGTTTGATCTTTGGCAGTTGGGATTATTCTCTTCCATCTTTAGCTAGCTTTTGACATATCAGATGAAGTTAACCAATTGGTTATTCAGGGGACTTATGCTTAGACATTATAAGTAACAACTTCTTTCTTCATAATAATACTTGCGTGCTTGTTACATTGATGCCAATCACC contains:
- the LOC113710737 gene encoding brefeldin A-inhibited guanine nucleotide-exchange protein 1-like isoform X4 — its product is MSWLEESNYTCRTVNGLLKTALGPPPGSTTTLSPVQDITFRLESVKCLVRIIKSMGLWMDQQLKVGELNSSMSENEILSENSATVSEEVNLADNELHSEVNSEFSDAATLEQRRAYKLEIQKGVSLFNRKPSKGIEFLLSTKKVGSSPEAVASFLKNTSGLNETMIGDYLGEREDFPLKVMHAYVDSFNLEGMDFGEAIRFFLRGFRLPGEAQKIDRIMEKFAERYCKCSPNSFTSADTAYVLAYSVIMLNTDAHNTMVKDKMTKADFIRNNRGIDGGKDLPEEYLGKLYDQIVKNEIKMNADSSVPQSKQGNGLNRLLGLESILNLVWKQTEEKPMGANGYLIRHIQEQFKAKSGKSESTYYAVSDPAILRFMVEVCWGPMIAAFSVTLDQSDDKEATSQCLLGFRHAVHVTAVMGMQTQRDAFVTTVAKFTYLHCAADMKQKNVDAVKAIVSIAIEDGNYLQESWEHILTCLSRFEHLQLLGEGAPSDASFLTTANAETDEKALKSAGFPSLKKKGNLQNPAVVAVVRGGSYDSTSLVANSPGLVTSEQINNFIANLNLLDQIGNFELNHIFAHSQRLNSEAIVAFVRALCKVSMSELQSPTDPRVFSLTKIVEVAHYNMNRIRLVWSRIWTVLSDFFVSVGLSENLSVAIFVMDSLRQLSMKFLEREELANYNFQNEFLKPFVIVMQRSSSAEIRELIVRCISQMVLSRVSNVKSGWKSVFMVFTTAAADERKNIVLLAFETMEKIVREYFSYITETETLTFTDCVKCLITFTNSRFNSDVSLNAIAFLRFCAVKLADGGLVCNDERTEDASSMVVRDDNDSVGRIFTEKDDHAFFWLPLLSGLSELTSDPRSAIRKSALEVLFNILKDHGSLFSRVFWLSLFTSVIFPIFSSQHDKQKTRVKDDKSSPSSKSLLLDGSTWDTETSALAAEYLVDLFVSFFVVVRSELKSVVSILAAFIMSPVQGPARTGVATLRRLVSELRARLTEEEWRDVLLALKEAASSSLPGFLKLLSTMDSIKVPDLAEDYADMETSSSLGLINDESEDDNLQTSTYVVSRIKSHITAQLLIIQVASDLYKLHSQPLSADSMIILIEVFSSVATHAHQLNSNKVLQLKLQRVCSILEVSDPPMVHFENESYQNYLNFLSDLLACNPSLYGEKNMEQQLLAVCEKILQIYLECAGESVQSKAANAPVHQWNLPLGSAKKEELAARTPLVLSVFRILSGLERDCFRKYIPRLFPILVNFVRSEHSSGEVQKVLSSIFESCIGPLIITC
- the LOC113710737 gene encoding brefeldin A-inhibited guanine nucleotide-exchange protein 1-like isoform X3, with the translated sequence MIVIWMPQIFLKDTCRTVNGLLKTALGPPPGSTTTLSPVQDITFRLESVKCLVRIIKSMGLWMDQQLKVGELNSSMSENEILSENSATVSEEVNLADNELHSEVNSEFSDAATLEQRRAYKLEIQKGVSLFNRKPSKGIEFLLSTKKVGSSPEAVASFLKNTSGLNETMIGDYLGEREDFPLKVMHAYVDSFNLEGMDFGEAIRFFLRGFRLPGEAQKIDRIMEKFAERYCKCSPNSFTSADTAYVLAYSVIMLNTDAHNTMVKDKMTKADFIRNNRGIDGGKDLPEEYLGKLYDQIVKNEIKMNADSSVPQSKQGNGLNRLLGLESILNLVWKQTEEKPMGANGYLIRHIQEQFKAKSGKSESTYYAVSDPAILRFMVEVCWGPMIAAFSVTLDQSDDKEATSQCLLGFRHAVHVTAVMGMQTQRDAFVTTVAKFTYLHCAADMKQKNVDAVKAIVSIAIEDGNYLQESWEHILTCLSRFEHLQLLGEGAPSDASFLTTANAETDEKALKSAGFPSLKKKGNLQNPAVVAVVRGGSYDSTSLVANSPGLVTSEQINNFIANLNLLDQIGNFELNHIFAHSQRLNSEAIVAFVRALCKVSMSELQSPTDPRVFSLTKIVEVAHYNMNRIRLVWSRIWTVLSDFFVSVGLSENLSVAIFVMDSLRQLSMKFLEREELANYNFQNEFLKPFVIVMQRSSSAEIRELIVRCISQMVLSRVSNVKSGWKSVFMVFTTAAADERKNIVLLAFETMEKIVREYFSYITETETLTFTDCVKCLITFTNSRFNSDVSLNAIAFLRFCAVKLADGGLVCNDERTEDASSMVVRDDNDSVGRIFTEKDDHAFFWLPLLSGLSELTSDPRSAIRKSALEVLFNILKDHGSLFSRVFWLSLFTSVIFPIFSSQHDKQKTRVKDDKSSPSSKSLLLDGSTWDTETSALAAEYLVDLFVSFFVVVRSELKSVVSILAAFIMSPVQGPARTGVATLRRLVSELRARLTEEEWRDVLLALKEAASSSLPGFLKLLSTMDSIKVPDLAEDYADMETSSSLGLINDESEDDNLQTSTYVVSRIKSHITAQLLIIQVASDLYKLHSQPLSADSMIILIEVFSSVATHAHQLNSNKVLQLKLQRVCSILEVSDPPMVHFENESYQNYLNFLSDLLACNPSLYGEKNMEQQLLAVCEKILQIYLECAGESVQSKAANAPVHQWNLPLGSAKKEELAARTPLVLSVFRILSGLERDCFRKYIPRLFPILVNFVRSEHSSGEVQKVLSSIFESCIGPLIITC
- the LOC113710737 gene encoding brefeldin A-inhibited guanine nucleotide-exchange protein 1-like isoform X1, whose product is MSTSSAIPQTQTLGGPSRCGRVLGPSLDKIIKNVAWRKHSQLVSACKSALDKLESLSDSSSDPASCTPLYGISSPQDADFVLKPLILALDTGAPKVVEPALDCVSRLFSSGFFRCEIATTDDAAATSLIFRLIDSACKCTSLGDEAVELAVLRLLLSAVRSPCVLIRGNCLVHIVRSCYNVYLGGFNGTNQICAKSVLAQMMVIIFSRVEHNSAILPSFRTVSVAQLLEFTDRNLNEGSSIQFAQNFITDVVEAKEVLPPPPMLHGIPSPVEKKSEFESESESASGQQPDYDFNGYSKITEDGFMLYKNICKLSMKFSSQEHQDDQILLRGKILSLELLKVIMDNAGPVWRTNERFLNAIKQYLCLSLLKNSALSVMTIFQLLCSIFQSLLSKFRSGLKSEIGIFFPMFILRVLENVLQPSFLQKMTILSLLERISQDSQLIVDIFVNYDCDLDAPNIFERTVNGLLKTALGPPPGSTTTLSPVQDITFRLESVKCLVRIIKSMGLWMDQQLKVGELNSSMSENEILSENSATVSEEVNLADNELHSEVNSEFSDAATLEQRRAYKLEIQKGVSLFNRKPSKGIEFLLSTKKVGSSPEAVASFLKNTSGLNETMIGDYLGEREDFPLKVMHAYVDSFNLEGMDFGEAIRFFLRGFRLPGEAQKIDRIMEKFAERYCKCSPNSFTSADTAYVLAYSVIMLNTDAHNTMVKDKMTKADFIRNNRGIDGGKDLPEEYLGKLYDQIVKNEIKMNADSSVPQSKQGNGLNRLLGLESILNLVWKQTEEKPMGANGYLIRHIQEQFKAKSGKSESTYYAVSDPAILRFMVEVCWGPMIAAFSVTLDQSDDKEATSQCLLGFRHAVHVTAVMGMQTQRDAFVTTVAKFTYLHCAADMKQKNVDAVKAIVSIAIEDGNYLQESWEHILTCLSRFEHLQLLGEGAPSDASFLTTANAETDEKALKSAGFPSLKKKGNLQNPAVVAVVRGGSYDSTSLVANSPGLVTSEQINNFIANLNLLDQIGNFELNHIFAHSQRLNSEAIVAFVRALCKVSMSELQSPTDPRVFSLTKIVEVAHYNMNRIRLVWSRIWTVLSDFFVSVGLSENLSVAIFVMDSLRQLSMKFLEREELANYNFQNEFLKPFVIVMQRSSSAEIRELIVRCISQMVLSRVSNVKSGWKSVFMVFTTAAADERKNIVLLAFETMEKIVREYFSYITETETLTFTDCVKCLITFTNSRFNSDVSLNAIAFLRFCAVKLADGGLVCNDERTEDASSMVVRDDNDSVGRIFTEKDDHAFFWLPLLSGLSELTSDPRSAIRKSALEVLFNILKDHGSLFSRVFWLSLFTSVIFPIFSSQHDKQKTRVKDDKSSPSSKSLLLDGSTWDTETSALAAEYLVDLFVSFFVVVRSELKSVVSILAAFIMSPVQGPARTGVATLRRLVSELRARLTEEEWRDVLLALKEAASSSLPGFLKLLSTMDSIKVPDLAEDYADMETSSSLGLINDESEDDNLQTSTYVVSRIKSHITAQLLIIQVASDLYKLHSQPLSADSMIILIEVFSSVATHAHQLNSNKVLQLKLQRVCSILEVSDPPMVHFENESYQNYLNFLSDLLACNPSLYGEKNMEQQLLAVCEKILQIYLECAGESVQSKAANAPVHQWNLPLGSAKKEELAARTPLVLSVFRILSGLERDCFRKYIPRLFPILVNFVRSEHSSGEVQKVLSSIFESCIGPLIITC
- the LOC113710737 gene encoding brefeldin A-inhibited guanine nucleotide-exchange protein 1-like isoform X2, which gives rise to MSTSSAIPQTQTLGGPSRCGRVLGPSLDKIIKNVAWRKHSQLVSACKSALDKLESLSDSSSDPASCTPLYGISSPQDADFVLKPLILALDTGAPKVVEPALDCVSRLFSSGFFRCEIATTDDAAATSLIFRLIDSACKCTSLGDEAVELAVLRLLLSAVRSPCVLIRGNCLVHIVRSCYNVYLGGFNGTNQICAKSVLAQMMVIIFSRVEHNSAILPSFRTVSVAQLLEFTDRNLNEGSSIQFAQNFITDVVEAKEVLPPPPMLHGIPSPVEKKSEFESESESASGQQPDYDFNGYSKITEDGFMLYKNICKLSMKFSSQEHQDDQILLRGKILSLELLKVIMDNAGPVWRTNERTVNGLLKTALGPPPGSTTTLSPVQDITFRLESVKCLVRIIKSMGLWMDQQLKVGELNSSMSENEILSENSATVSEEVNLADNELHSEVNSEFSDAATLEQRRAYKLEIQKGVSLFNRKPSKGIEFLLSTKKVGSSPEAVASFLKNTSGLNETMIGDYLGEREDFPLKVMHAYVDSFNLEGMDFGEAIRFFLRGFRLPGEAQKIDRIMEKFAERYCKCSPNSFTSADTAYVLAYSVIMLNTDAHNTMVKDKMTKADFIRNNRGIDGGKDLPEEYLGKLYDQIVKNEIKMNADSSVPQSKQGNGLNRLLGLESILNLVWKQTEEKPMGANGYLIRHIQEQFKAKSGKSESTYYAVSDPAILRFMVEVCWGPMIAAFSVTLDQSDDKEATSQCLLGFRHAVHVTAVMGMQTQRDAFVTTVAKFTYLHCAADMKQKNVDAVKAIVSIAIEDGNYLQESWEHILTCLSRFEHLQLLGEGAPSDASFLTTANAETDEKALKSAGFPSLKKKGNLQNPAVVAVVRGGSYDSTSLVANSPGLVTSEQINNFIANLNLLDQIGNFELNHIFAHSQRLNSEAIVAFVRALCKVSMSELQSPTDPRVFSLTKIVEVAHYNMNRIRLVWSRIWTVLSDFFVSVGLSENLSVAIFVMDSLRQLSMKFLEREELANYNFQNEFLKPFVIVMQRSSSAEIRELIVRCISQMVLSRVSNVKSGWKSVFMVFTTAAADERKNIVLLAFETMEKIVREYFSYITETETLTFTDCVKCLITFTNSRFNSDVSLNAIAFLRFCAVKLADGGLVCNDERTEDASSMVVRDDNDSVGRIFTEKDDHAFFWLPLLSGLSELTSDPRSAIRKSALEVLFNILKDHGSLFSRVFWLSLFTSVIFPIFSSQHDKQKTRVKDDKSSPSSKSLLLDGSTWDTETSALAAEYLVDLFVSFFVVVRSELKSVVSILAAFIMSPVQGPARTGVATLRRLVSELRARLTEEEWRDVLLALKEAASSSLPGFLKLLSTMDSIKVPDLAEDYADMETSSSLGLINDESEDDNLQTSTYVVSRIKSHITAQLLIIQVASDLYKLHSQPLSADSMIILIEVFSSVATHAHQLNSNKVLQLKLQRVCSILEVSDPPMVHFENESYQNYLNFLSDLLACNPSLYGEKNMEQQLLAVCEKILQIYLECAGESVQSKAANAPVHQWNLPLGSAKKEELAARTPLVLSVFRILSGLERDCFRKYIPRLFPILVNFVRSEHSSGEVQKVLSSIFESCIGPLIITC